Sequence from the Methanothermobacter sp. genome:
GAACTCCTGCCTTGGCACCCGCGGTATCTCCTCCATCCTTGAAACCCCTCCTATGGGGAGGAGGAGTATGCTCCTTATCTTCACACCGAACCTGAGGGCGACATAGGAGTGGGCCAGTTCATGTATCACCACCACCACGAAGACGAGGGTTATGAGCACAGCAAGGTTGAGTGATAGGAAACCAAGGTAGGTGAGGAGGTATATGAATACCATCAGAATGAGGAATGAGATGTCAAGTTCAACGGGTATTCCAAGAACCCGGAATATCTTCACGGCAGCCATGCTATTATATTGGAGTGCTATGAATAAATCATTTTTTATACCATGATGCACATAAATGTTAGTGGTGTTAAGATGAAGGTAACGGAGTTCCTGGGTCGTAAGGTGCTGGATAAGAATGCAATGGAGATAGGGAAGGTCTCTGACCTTGAACTGGACCCTGAGAAGGGTGTTGTGGATTCCATTATAATATCCAAGGGGGAGCTGTCCCTTAAACAGAGAACCTTCATTGTCGGCATGGACAACGTGAGCAGGGTTGGAGACTACGTGATACTTAAAATAGCCGCTGATGAGGCGGAAGAGGCCCCTGAAGAGGAGTCAAAGGAAGTTGCACCTGAATGATGGTGGATACAATGGAGGTTAAGGACGTAAACGGGAATGTGCTGACGGTTGGCATGGCTGTCCGCTACACAGGTACCGGCACGGCGGGTGAGATTTCAGCCATTAAGGTTGAAGATGGTGAGGGATGGGTACGTCTGGAGGACTCTGATCTATGGTACAACGCGAATTACCTGGAGGTAATCGACAGATCCCAGCTTAAGAGGGGATCTGGAAAAGGAAGAAAAACTGATACCGTTGAAAAGCTTAAGAGGATGAAAGAGGACTTTGAAGACATTGATATGGGTTCAGAGGTCTGTGACGGTGGCGGATGAAATCCATTAAATCCTTTTTTTATCAGTTTTTAATTCATATATGTGATACAAAAATTTAAGGGGGTGATATTGTGGCTGAGACAAAACTTCCAGGTCTTTTAACACTGATTCTGGGTATTCTTGTGATAATATTTCCGGTGTTTTCAATATTCACACTGAGTGTCCTCACAGGTGTTGTGGTTCTCTTTCTGGCGCTCTGACTGTTCCTTCTTGGCGTGAACGCATGGAAGGTTAGCAGAGGGGCGGGTGTGCTTTATGTTGTACTGGGAATACTTGGTGTGATAGTTGCAGCTGCCCTTGCAGGTAACGTGACTCTCTTCAGTTTCCTTGCGGCATTCTGGATATACATCACAGGTATAATCCTCGTAATCGCAGGTGTTGCAAGTTTATTCTCCAGGGAGCACAGAGCAGGAATGATTGTGGGTCTATCAGTTGTGGTTCTGGGAGTTCTTTACATCATTCTGGGAGTATTCGTAAGAAACCCTGTTTTTCTTGCCTGGCTGATTGGTCTTTCACTGGTCATTGATGGTATGGGTCTAATTCTCTATGAATGAACGCCTGGAACATCAGGGTCCTGTCTGCTCACACAGAAACGGCAGAGGGCGGTGGGGGTGCTGATCTGCCTGTCCTTCACAGGGCAGTAGAAGACATCACCCACCCTTCTAACCCTCAAGCCTCCGGGGAAGCGGGTTCCAACAGGGTGGACTGGTTCCTCCCTTACAAAGGTTACGTAGATGGTTATTATACGGGCGATCCTCTGGAAGCACCTTTCAGGCCGTGAGCTGGCATGCCTTAACTGTTCATCAAGGAACCCTATGAACTCAGACAGTTTTTCAGTGTCAACCTCTCCGGGGTAGATGTTTTTATCATTCTTTATATCCCTTATCCTGTTGAAGAAGGCCCGGGTGAACCTTTCAATGAATTCCTTCTGCTCCCTTGGTGGCATGTATCTGGCATCCTCCCTCAGGTAAACCGATGCGTCCATCACATCTTTTATGTGTATTGACGAGGCCTCCTTTTTAACCATCTCAAGGAGCTCCATTCTTGTCAGTTTCTCTGGAATCTCATCCGCCTGGATCATTGAGGCCCTCCTTCAGGTTTTCAAAGGTTCTGCTGATCAGAAGCCATCTCCCTGAGTCATGTGGGTCTGCTCTGCAATGCAGATTCACAAAGCGCTGATGGATTATCCTTCTGCTTATCCTTCACAGGGCAGTAGTATGTACCATTTTCCTCTGTGACTGAGTAGCCACCGGGAAAAGGAGTTCCCACGGGGTGGAGGGGTTCTGAAAGGATAAAATTCCTGTAAATAACAGTTAAAACCACAATAAGGGGGCTGGAGGTCTCATGTAATCTTTTCAGTGTCCTCAGAAGGCTTTTTCTATTTGCAGTGATATCCACCATACCATCCTTAAGACCCAGAACAGCTTCAACAGCAATTCCAGTATAGGTTTTTACATAGGCCTCCCTGTACCCTCTGGGAACGTGGGCACATTCCCTCTCAACGAATTCACGGATCCTCATGATGTCAAATATGCTGATGGACGCTGCACAATCCCTTAAAATGGTTTTAAGGCTGGCCGGATCTCTCAGCATATCCTCTAATGGCCTCGGCGAGTTTTTCCCCGATACCATCGATACGTTTGAGTTCATCCTTCCGCACATGTCTGAGGTCCTCCCCAAAGGTTTCAACAATCTTGCGGGCCCTGACACGTCCAAGGCCCCTCACACCAACCACCAGTGGAATGATGTCCTCCCTGACTCCATAGTAGAGTCTCGCAGCCAGAACATCGAGTTTCCCTCCGTAACCATACACACCCTGGATTTCACAGATCCTCTTGAAGAATTTAACGAGCCTTGATGCCTCATATGCGCTTCTTCTTGTTGATGCCGCATAGACATTGAAGGCGTTCTCAATCTCATACTCTGTCCTCTCATTTATCCACTCAATGAGGGCTGCTGCTGTTGCCTCGCTGTTACTGGCATCCATGACAAATATTCCATGTTCCATGAGCCTCTCACGTACCGGGTCGCGGCTCTTCCGCCCCTTGAATGGTATGAGTGGAATGTCGGGGGTCCCTGTCAGCTCGTAGATGAGGCGGTAGATGTCGAGTTCATCCATTTCAGATGCGAACTGGTGGAGTTTTATGGCTGTCTCAACAGCGTAACTGGATTTTGCAATCAGAAGCCCGAATTCTGTTGCTGATAAGCCACTGGGAGCAGGGTATATGATTCTGTTCTTGATTAAAAACTCTGTGGCGGTCTCGATTTCGTACTGTATGCTGTCCAGGCCAAATGCACTGCTGAATGGACCCTCACTAATCTGGTAGCCGTAGAAGGTCCCCCTGAAGAATTCAAGAAGATCTTCGGTTGTGGATGCAAGTCCTGAGGCGACCTGTGCGATTATCTGCCTGTAGAGGGCGTCCCGGTT
This genomic interval carries:
- a CDS encoding PRC-barrel domain-containing protein; translation: MKVTEFLGRKVLDKNAMEIGKVSDLELDPEKGVVDSIIISKGELSLKQRTFIVGMDNVSRVGDYVILKIAADEAEEAPEEESKEVAPE
- a CDS encoding DUF2098 domain-containing protein; translated protein: MEVKDVNGNVLTVGMAVRYTGTGTAGEISAIKVEDGEGWVRLEDSDLWYNANYLEVIDRSQLKRGSGKGRKTDTVEKLKRMKEDFEDIDMGSEVCDGGG
- a CDS encoding DUF2115 domain-containing protein; the encoded protein is MIQADEIPEKLTRMELLEMVKKEASSIHIKDVMDASVYLREDARYMPPREQKEFIERFTRAFFNRIRDIKNDKNIYPGEVDTEKLSEFIGFLDEQLRHASSRPERCFQRIARIITIYVTFVREEPVHPVGTRFPGGLRVRRVGDVFYCPVKDRQISTPTALCRFCVSRQDPDVPGVHS
- a CDS encoding DUF2115 domain-containing protein; translated protein: MLRDPASLKTILRDCAASISIFDIMRIREFVERECAHVPRGYREAYVKTYTGIAVEAVLGLKDGMVDITANRKSLLRTLKRLHETSSPLIVVLTVIYRNFILSEPLHPVGTPFPGGYSVTEENGTYYCPVKDKQKDNPSALCESALQSRPT